The Bacillus sp. Marseille-Q1617 genome has a segment encoding these proteins:
- a CDS encoding alpha/beta fold hydrolase, producing the protein MAGWVRKRDFSIGDKGIDCIDRLIIGGVSQSILIQGESIDRPVLLFIHVGPSMPLPGVSSRGQDYTIATTTKELVKHYILVFWDQRGTGKSYSADVSSESIHLEQFIRDAYELTQYLKKKFNRKKVFLAAHSFGSLIGIHLAKRFPEEYHSYVGISQIISWTDNDRLALQWAKLEAEKRENIKAINELNDIGEPPYTESYKQWSVLRKWQTKFNSLIYKGDRLKHPGFAKIMWRMISSQDYSLLDVYNTLYKSFKLTYTDTFIKDLPNINCRNSVQNLKIPVTFIHGMKDVHVFGSLVEEYVESLIAEKGKKMIQLEKSAHLFHPDDCRKIEQLLIEEKEHLFRSL; encoded by the coding sequence ATGGCAGGGTGGGTAAGGAAGAGGGATTTTTCAATTGGGGACAAGGGGATTGACTGCATTGACAGGCTCATCATCGGTGGAGTTTCTCAGTCAATTCTAATACAGGGAGAAAGCATAGATAGACCAGTATTATTATTCATACATGTAGGACCCTCGATGCCACTTCCAGGTGTGTCAAGCAGGGGGCAGGATTACACGATTGCAACAACTACAAAAGAGTTGGTGAAGCATTACATCTTAGTGTTTTGGGACCAGCGGGGAACCGGAAAGTCGTATTCTGCAGATGTTTCTTCAGAATCTATCCATCTCGAGCAATTCATCCGTGATGCCTATGAATTAACCCAGTATTTAAAGAAAAAGTTTAATAGAAAAAAAGTATTCCTGGCTGCTCATTCCTTTGGAAGCCTCATCGGTATTCACTTGGCGAAGAGGTTTCCTGAGGAATACCATTCTTACGTGGGGATATCACAAATCATCAGTTGGACTGATAATGACCGGCTTGCTTTGCAGTGGGCTAAACTCGAAGCAGAAAAAAGGGAAAACATAAAAGCAATCAACGAATTAAATGACATAGGTGAGCCGCCTTATACTGAAAGTTATAAACAATGGTCGGTGCTGAGAAAATGGCAGACAAAATTCAATTCTTTAATATATAAGGGAGATCGTTTGAAGCATCCTGGGTTCGCAAAAATCATGTGGCGGATGATTTCATCACAAGATTATTCATTACTGGATGTCTATAACACCCTGTATAAAAGTTTTAAACTTACATACACAGATACTTTTATCAAAGACCTGCCGAACATTAATTGCAGGAATTCAGTGCAAAATCTAAAAATACCGGTGACGTTTATACATGGTATGAAGGATGTGCATGTATTCGGTTCGTTAGTAGAAGAATATGTTGAATCGCTCATTGCTGAAAAAGGAAAGAAGATGATTCAACTGGAAAAATCAGCTCATTTATTCCACCCTGATGATTGCCGGAAAATAGAACAATTACTGATAGAGGAAAAGGAACATTTATTTCGCAGCCTATAA